A window of Maioricimonas rarisocia genomic DNA:
GGAACCGTTCGTCCCGGACGATGCGGGTGATCAGTGGCAGGATCTCGCGCAGAGCGGGAATCGAGTGGCCGTCGCCCGAAAACGTCAGGTCGTCGGCGTAACGGGTGTACTTCAGGTGGTAGCGGGCGGCCAGTCCGGCCAGTCGCACGTCGAGGCTGTAGGCCGAAAGGTTCGCCAGTGCGGGCGACGTGGGGGCTCCCTGGGGAAGGTGACGGGGTAGGTACGGCATCAGTGACCGCAGATTGCCGTCCGGAAAGCGGAGATTGGCCGGCGCCGCCGAGGTCGTCAGGCGGGCCAGCCACAGGGCGACTTCCCGGCAGTAACCGAGGCTGCGGTAGATGGCGACGACCCGTGCGTAGCGGCAGGAGGGATAGAAGTCCTCGAGGTCGAACTTGATCAGCACCCGCTGGCCGACGTGCGGGCGGGCGTTGGTTCGGATCGAGCGGCCGGCGGTAAAGCCGTGGGCGGCGGTGTGCGGCGGGACGCGGCAGAGAATCTCCCGGAGGATCTGCTGCTGGACCTGCTTGAGCTGGGACTTGGGGGCCTCGATAAGGCGGTGTCCGCCGGACCGTTTGGCCAGCCAGTGGTAATGGTAGTGGGCTTCGCGGGTGTTCTGGGGACGGTGGTTCTGGCAGAAGCGATCGGTCAGCCAGCCGACCTTGCCGAGCGGGAGCTGCAGCCAGACTGCCAGCTGCTCGGGGGTCGCGATGTGCGGCAGGCCGTAGTATTCGAGCCAGCGGGCATCGCCATCGGTGCTCAGATCGAGGTATCCACCGCGGCGGGGATCGATGTGGGCGCACCGGTACGGTTTGCCGGCTCCGTCGGCATGTTCCCGATCGGGCGGCGTGCGGACCAGCGACGACTGATACCGCAGCGGCGCGAGGCGAACCGGGCCGGAAGGACGTTGCGAAACAGCGCCGACGCGAGCGGTATGATCGCCAGTGCTTTCAGCGGCAGGTTCGGGCTGTCCCCCGGCATGCGGGATGGACGGAGCAGATCCGAACAGGATCCGCTTCAGCAGGGTAATCAGACCCATACTCGACTGCGTTGGTCGGGAGACAGCAGGTGTCGTCTCAGGAGTGTGTCAATCGGCCGGAGGGCAAGGTGATGACCGGCGGGCCGCACAACGGATCCTGTGGCGAATTTGTCTGCAACGAATCGTCTTCGTTGCGACAAATTCCTGCAACGAGATGCGGTCAACGCTTCTGCCGTGGGGTAGCCCCACAGACCTGTGAGCTTGTGCGACCCGCAGGCCATGCGGGACGATTATGGAAGGATTGGTCGTTCTGCGTCAATGGCGACATGCCGCCTGCTGCCGACGACACGGGCTTGCGGCAGGCGGACCAGCCTCTAGACTGCGGGACGATCTCTTCAATCCGGAAGGAACCTGATGCTCGGCCCCGTCCAGCCCACTCCCTACGATCTGACCTTCTCGCTGCTGGGGATCCCGGTGCGCGTGATGGTCACCTTCTGGCTGGGGGCGGCGGTTCTCGGCTGGAACTCCATGCAGCTGGGACTGCCGTACCTGCTCACGTGGATTGTCGTGGCGTTCGTTTCGATCCTCGTGCACGAGATGGGGCACGCGCTGACGGCGCGGCTGCTCGGGTACCCGCCCCGGATCATGATGTATCACTTCGGCGGGCTGGCGCTTTACGAGCCGCACCGGAATTACACCGTCGGCAAGTCGGTGCTGATCACGCTGGCCGGCCCGTTCGCCGGCTTCGCCCTGTACGGGCTGATCCGGCTGAGTCTGCCGGTCCTGGTCAATTCGGGCGTCATCGGAGGAGGTCTCAACCCGGCCACGTTTGCCGTCTCACAGCTGCTGTTCATCAACCTCTGGTGGGGCGTCCTGAACCTGCTGCCGGTGCTGCCGCTCGATGGCGGCCAGATCTGCCGGGACGTCTGCATCACGCTCAGTCCCCGCCGAGGCACGACGATCGCGATTCAGATCGGGATGGTGGCAGCGGGGCTGGTGGCGTTCTATTTCTTCCAGCAGCAGCGAACGTACGCGGCAATCCTGTTTGCGTTCCTGGGGATTCAGAATTTTCAGGAACTGCAGCAGCGCCGATACGGGTGATGGTGGTGCGGCGGTCACGGCAGAGGAGCCGTAGGGCCGGCTGTCGACAACACCGTGAGACCCTGCGGCAATGGTGCCGTAGGGTGCCGTCGCCGGAGGCGACGCACCATCGAACCATCTTCGATGCCGGAATCTGCCACGAATGGTGCGTCACGGAGTTTCCCGTGTGATGCCCACCAAGCGGCGTGGAATGCTGCAGGACTGCCTGCCGTGACACACCCTACATGACCTGGCTGGGGGCGTCGCTTCGACCGCCAGCGCCTCGTCGCCCCTGGAGGTGAGGTGCTGGGACCAGTCCCAGCCTACGTTCTGAAGGTCGATGTCACCGGCGGGAATGCAGGGTGCTGTCGCCGGAGGCAATGCACCATCGAACCATCTTCGATGCCGGAATCTGCCACGAATGGTGCGTCACGGAGTTTCCCGTGTGATGCCCACCAAGCGGCGTGGAATGCTGCAGGACTGCCTGCCGTGACACACCCTACATGACCTGGCTGGGGGCGTCGCTTCGACCGCCAGCGCCTCGTCGCCCCTGGAGGTGAGGTGCTGGGACCAGTCCCAGCCTACGTTCTGAAGGTCGATGTCACCCGCGGGAATGCAGGGTGCTGTCGCCGGAGGCGACGCACCATCGAACCATCTTCGATGCCGGAATCTGCCACG
This region includes:
- a CDS encoding reverse transcriptase family protein → MGLITLLKRILFGSAPSIPHAGGQPEPAAESTGDHTARVGAVSQRPSGPVRLAPLRYQSSLVRTPPDREHADGAGKPYRCAHIDPRRGGYLDLSTDGDARWLEYYGLPHIATPEQLAVWLQLPLGKVGWLTDRFCQNHRPQNTREAHYHYHWLAKRSGGHRLIEAPKSQLKQVQQQILREILCRVPPHTAAHGFTAGRSIRTNARPHVGQRVLIKFDLEDFYPSCRYARVVAIYRSLGYCREVALWLARLTTSAAPANLRFPDGNLRSLMPYLPRHLPQGAPTSPALANLSAYSLDVRLAGLAARYHLKYTRYADDLTFSGDGHSIPALREILPLITRIVRDERFRVNRKKRKVIRNNQRQTVTGVVVNQHLNIRRDEFDRLKAILHNCRKHGPASQNRDDHPDFAAHLRGRIAHVMQLNRHRGEKLLAMYDQIDWAR
- a CDS encoding site-2 protease family protein, encoding MLGPVQPTPYDLTFSLLGIPVRVMVTFWLGAAVLGWNSMQLGLPYLLTWIVVAFVSILVHEMGHALTARLLGYPPRIMMYHFGGLALYEPHRNYTVGKSVLITLAGPFAGFALYGLIRLSLPVLVNSGVIGGGLNPATFAVSQLLFINLWWGVLNLLPVLPLDGGQICRDVCITLSPRRGTTIAIQIGMVAAGLVAFYFFQQQRTYAAILFAFLGIQNFQELQQRRYG